The Triticum aestivum cultivar Chinese Spring chromosome 7B, IWGSC CS RefSeq v2.1, whole genome shotgun sequence genome window below encodes:
- the LOC123159003 gene encoding fatty-acid-binding protein 2 isoform X2: MKHNRLIFANIGHAGGYMYQYPPEFPMSHDLGLSLVTHLGRLLGSSLQHRREICFSGNVKAQEAFICLRKFARAFFFWFSRAYDPKSPHGFSHIKRVTSGVQNLVGSQFASLKEGHAVQLLLARLAQATVGRMWNDIEQQHASNLLTMAGFAAIVPPFENISPKMLAELMVFGNVDGYINMPADQSCLDGKRLSCSSVAVPTTIFQEDAVEPKTGIKFPAFLEDDSCPATTVLVGVGFKGMKIMRVKNLNLYAFGLYMQPNTICEKLGPKYASVPTTNLKDDPDFYNDLLRENLHIRLRLVVNYKGLSIGAVRDVFEKSLGLRLRKINPNTDYHCLKTFASYFTKDIPIPAGTKIDFCQTSDGQLITEIDGRQISAVESKDLCRAFFDMYIGDSPVSLEAKREVARNVAGLMGRCGG; encoded by the exons ATGAAGCACAATCGATTAATTTTCGCCAATATTGGTCATGCTGGGGGATACATGTACCAGTATCCGCCAGAGTTTCCAATGTCCCACGATCTTGGGCTGAGTTTGGTAACACATCTCGGAAGATTGTTGGGGAGTTCTTTGCAACATCGCAGGGAGATCTGTTTTTCAGGAAATGTGAAGGCTCAGGAAGCATTCATCTGCCTCAGGAAGTTTGCCAGAGCTTTCTTCTTCTGGTTTTCTAGAGCGTATGACCCCAAGAGTCCCCACGGGTTTTCACATATAAAGCGAGTGACTTCTGGTGTGCAAAATTTGGTGGGATCGCAGTTTGCTTCTCTAAAAGAAGGGCATGCTGTACAGCTGTTGTTAGCCAGACTTGCACAGGCAACCGTTGGACGAATGTGGAATGACATTGAGCAGCAACATGCCAGCAATCTTCTTACTATGGCTGGTTTTGCTGCTATCGTACCACCATTTGAAAACAT ATCTCCGAAGATGCTTGCAGAGTTGATGGTGTTTGGGAATGTTGATGGTTATATCAACATGCCAGCAGATCAGTCTTGTTTGGACGGAAAACGCTTAAGTTGTTCTTCTGTTGCTGTGCCAACTACGATCTTTCAGGAAGACGCAGTTGAACCAAAAACTGGAATCAAGTTCCCTGCATTCCTTGAAGATGACTCCTGTCCAGCTACAACG GTCCTCGTTGGGGTGGGTTTCAAAGGCATGAAAATAATGAGGGTCAAAAATTTGAACCTGTACGCTTTTGGTTTAT ATATGCAACCGAATACTATTTGCGAGAAGCTGGGTCCTAAGTATGCTTCAGTTCCAACCACCAATCTGAAGGATGACCCAGATTTCTATAATGATCTTCTGAG GGAAAACCTTCATATCAGGCTTAGGTTGGTAGTCAACTACAAAGGCCTTAGCATTGGTGCAgtgagaga TGTATTCGAGAAGTCACTTGGCCTGCGTTTGCGAAAG ATAAATCCCAACACTGACTATCATTGCTTGAAGACCTTTGCTTCTTACTTCACTAAAGATATCCCTATACCTGCT GGCACAAAGATCGACTTCTGCCAAACGTCCGACGGTCAGCTAATAACAGAAA TTGATGGCAGGCAGATCAGTGCTGTTGAGAGCAAAGACCTTTGCA GG
- the LOC123159003 gene encoding fatty-acid-binding protein 2 isoform X1, protein MKHNRLIFANIGHAGGYMYQYPPEFPMSHDLGLSLVTHLGRLLGSSLQHRREICFSGNVKAQEAFICLRKFARAFFFWFSRAYDPKSPHGFSHIKRVTSGVQNLVGSQFASLKEGHAVQLLLARLAQATVGRMWNDIEQQHASNLLTMAGFAAIVPPFENISPKMLAELMVFGNVDGYINMPADQSCLDGKRLSCSSVAVPTTIFQEDAVEPKTGIKFPAFLEDDSCPATTVLVGVGFKGMKIMRVKNLNLYAFGLYMQPNTICEKLGPKYASVPTTNLKDDPDFYNDLLRENLHIRLRLVVNYKGLSIGAVRDVFEKSLGLRLRKINPNTDYHCLKTFASYFTKDIPIPAGTKIDFCQTSDGQLITESKYLRPWLLSQIYLFRGVLYVILSVSYVCLQLMAGRSVLLRAKTFAGLSSTCTSAIRPYR, encoded by the exons ATGAAGCACAATCGATTAATTTTCGCCAATATTGGTCATGCTGGGGGATACATGTACCAGTATCCGCCAGAGTTTCCAATGTCCCACGATCTTGGGCTGAGTTTGGTAACACATCTCGGAAGATTGTTGGGGAGTTCTTTGCAACATCGCAGGGAGATCTGTTTTTCAGGAAATGTGAAGGCTCAGGAAGCATTCATCTGCCTCAGGAAGTTTGCCAGAGCTTTCTTCTTCTGGTTTTCTAGAGCGTATGACCCCAAGAGTCCCCACGGGTTTTCACATATAAAGCGAGTGACTTCTGGTGTGCAAAATTTGGTGGGATCGCAGTTTGCTTCTCTAAAAGAAGGGCATGCTGTACAGCTGTTGTTAGCCAGACTTGCACAGGCAACCGTTGGACGAATGTGGAATGACATTGAGCAGCAACATGCCAGCAATCTTCTTACTATGGCTGGTTTTGCTGCTATCGTACCACCATTTGAAAACAT ATCTCCGAAGATGCTTGCAGAGTTGATGGTGTTTGGGAATGTTGATGGTTATATCAACATGCCAGCAGATCAGTCTTGTTTGGACGGAAAACGCTTAAGTTGTTCTTCTGTTGCTGTGCCAACTACGATCTTTCAGGAAGACGCAGTTGAACCAAAAACTGGAATCAAGTTCCCTGCATTCCTTGAAGATGACTCCTGTCCAGCTACAACG GTCCTCGTTGGGGTGGGTTTCAAAGGCATGAAAATAATGAGGGTCAAAAATTTGAACCTGTACGCTTTTGGTTTAT ATATGCAACCGAATACTATTTGCGAGAAGCTGGGTCCTAAGTATGCTTCAGTTCCAACCACCAATCTGAAGGATGACCCAGATTTCTATAATGATCTTCTGAG GGAAAACCTTCATATCAGGCTTAGGTTGGTAGTCAACTACAAAGGCCTTAGCATTGGTGCAgtgagaga TGTATTCGAGAAGTCACTTGGCCTGCGTTTGCGAAAG ATAAATCCCAACACTGACTATCATTGCTTGAAGACCTTTGCTTCTTACTTCACTAAAGATATCCCTATACCTGCT GGCACAAAGATCGACTTCTGCCAAACGTCCGACGGTCAGCTAATAACAGAAAGTAAGTACCTCAGGCCGTGGCTGCTGAGTCAGATTTATTTGTTTCGTGGTGTTCTCTATGTAATATTGAGTGTATCTTATGTTTGTTTGCAGTTGATGGCAGGCAGATCAGTGCTGTTGAGAGCAAAGACCTTTGCA GG
- the LOC123155808 gene encoding putative F-box/LRR-repeat protein 22, translated as MGSKRRTRSPSTDPPPPSRRRRLNSGPLEWRDWPALPGDVLWVILSLVPQADALLGAGLACASWWRVAAGEPLLWRHIDLADEKTYSPAACQAMARAAVQRSAGRCESFRGRVDGDVLPFLVHSAPSLRSLHVTRARGCTT; from the exons atgggctcgaagaggcgcacCAGAAGCCCATCAACCGATCCGCCTCCACCGTCCCGGCGCCGCCGGCTTAACAGCGGGCCACTGGAGTGGAGGGACTGGCCAGCACTGCCCGGCGACGTCCTGTGGGTCATCCTGAGCCTGGTCCCGCAAGCCGACGCCCTCCTCGGCGCGGGGCTCGCGTGCGCCTCATGGTGGCGGGTGGCCGCCGGCGAGCCGCTGCTGTGGCGGCACATCGACCTCGCTGACGAGAAGACGTACTCACCAGCGGCCTGCCAGGCGATGGCGCGTGCCGCCGTGCAGCGCAGCGCCGGCCGCTGCGAGTCCTTCCGCGGCCGCGTCGACGGCGATGTACTGCCCTTCCTCGTCCACAG CGCGCCGTCGCTGCGGAGCCTCCACGTGACGCGGGCACGCGGCTGCACGACATGA